One Streptosporangium sp. NBC_01495 DNA window includes the following coding sequences:
- a CDS encoding mandelate racemase/muconate lactonizing enzyme family protein, protein MIKDLTVTPRSVPLARPWGADVPRNHVLLVTITLDDGRSGTGMAWTPQIGAQAVKALLEHDIRDAAIGLPPHPELVWDRLSAHLGEAGRAGIVPIALAGVDLALWDLRCGERPLVEVLGARRESVPVYGSGVNLHYPLEELRAQAERWVATGYTAVKIKVGRPSLAEDVERVAAVREVIGPDRLLMIDANQRWDLHRARTALRALERYDLFWIEEPLPADDLAAQMELRRSIGTPVAVGENVATAHGFRDLLTGGACDVVQPNLVRVGGITPFLRIAELARVFGVPVYPHLLTELSGQLALALHRPAMVERVEDAALTDLGLLAQPLPVEIAGPELRATGAPTRWVP, encoded by the coding sequence ATGATCAAGGATTTGACGGTCACGCCGCGGTCGGTGCCCCTGGCCCGGCCCTGGGGCGCGGACGTGCCCCGCAACCACGTGCTGCTCGTCACGATCACGCTGGACGACGGGCGGAGCGGCACCGGGATGGCGTGGACGCCGCAGATCGGGGCCCAGGCGGTCAAGGCCCTGCTGGAGCACGACATCCGCGACGCGGCGATCGGCCTGCCGCCGCATCCGGAGCTCGTGTGGGACCGGCTGTCAGCCCACCTCGGCGAGGCGGGGCGGGCCGGGATCGTCCCGATCGCCCTGGCCGGGGTGGATCTCGCACTCTGGGATCTGCGCTGCGGCGAGCGTCCGCTGGTCGAGGTCCTCGGCGCGCGGCGCGAGAGCGTCCCCGTCTACGGCAGCGGGGTCAATCTCCACTACCCGCTGGAGGAACTCCGGGCACAGGCCGAACGGTGGGTCGCCACCGGATACACCGCGGTCAAGATCAAGGTCGGGCGCCCCTCGCTGGCCGAGGACGTCGAGCGGGTGGCGGCGGTCCGCGAGGTGATCGGCCCCGACCGGCTGCTGATGATCGACGCCAACCAGCGGTGGGACCTGCACCGGGCCCGGACCGCGCTGCGGGCCCTGGAGAGGTACGACCTGTTCTGGATCGAGGAACCGCTGCCCGCCGACGACCTGGCCGCCCAGATGGAGCTGCGGCGGAGCATCGGCACCCCGGTCGCGGTCGGCGAGAACGTCGCCACCGCCCACGGGTTCCGCGACCTGCTGACGGGGGGCGCCTGCGACGTCGTCCAGCCGAACCTGGTGCGGGTCGGCGGGATCACGCCGTTCCTGCGGATCGCCGAGCTCGCCCGGGTCTTCGGCGTCCCGGTCTATCCGCACCTGCTCACCGAGCTGTCGGGCCAGCTCGCCCTCGCGCTGCACCGTCCCGCGATGGTGGAGAGGGTGGAGGACGCCGCGCTGACCGATCTCGGGTTGCTCGCCCAGCCCCTCCCGGTGGAGATCGCCGGGCCGGAGCTGCGGGCGACCGGAGCGCCGACGAGGTGGGTGCCGTGA
- a CDS encoding DUF6807 family protein, with the protein MKPVRVVVAGVHGHGRNHLANVRRLAAAGRAELAGVCDTRPSPGLDVPSSADLPSLIAETGAEVAVIATPIHTHAPLAVAALRAGAHVLLEKPPTPSVEEFERISAAVAETGLACQVGFQSLGSAAVPAAARLLGEPIRGIGVAGAWTRPFTYYSRAPWAGHRRLDGVDVMDGALTNPFAHAAATALAVAGADAASSVEGIELELYRANAISCDDTSSARIRLADGTVIAITVSLCAGRRTEPYLHLHGETRSALLFYTLDEIEVDGVRTGFDRVDLLGNLLAHIREGEELLVPLERTGGFTRLLDEIRRAPDPLPVGGFRTEPSRLVLPGIEGLAVRAAAELRTLSELGFPGGPGPRPATWPETVLRAGPREVATYVQRGDLQPTDAPRPHLHPVRTLRGTVVTETQPADHVHHFGASVAISDVNGVNFWGGSTYVPGTGPKVLPNHGRQRRRSLRPVDGGFAEHLDWVGPDGTVLAVEERTLTARALPGAWALDVAFTLDNRTGEPLSIQSSACKGRTGAGYGGFFWRAPGDSTGLDVFAAGVSGEQAVHGGLSPWLALTSDDWSLLFVQTLGLDPWFVRVAEYPGVGPALAWDAPLSVPDRLERAITVVVADGRLGTERASALAAQIVAP; encoded by the coding sequence GTGAAGCCGGTGCGCGTGGTGGTCGCCGGGGTGCACGGCCACGGGAGGAACCATCTGGCGAACGTCCGGCGGCTGGCCGCGGCCGGCCGGGCCGAGCTCGCCGGGGTCTGCGACACCCGGCCGTCGCCCGGCCTCGACGTGCCCTCGTCGGCGGACCTGCCGTCGCTGATCGCCGAGACCGGGGCGGAGGTCGCGGTGATCGCGACGCCGATCCACACCCACGCCCCGCTGGCCGTCGCGGCCCTGCGGGCCGGGGCGCACGTGCTGCTGGAGAAGCCCCCCACGCCGTCGGTGGAGGAGTTCGAGCGGATCTCCGCCGCCGTGGCCGAGACGGGGCTGGCCTGCCAGGTCGGCTTCCAGTCGCTCGGCTCGGCCGCCGTTCCCGCGGCGGCCCGGCTGCTGGGCGAGCCGATCCGCGGCATCGGCGTCGCCGGAGCCTGGACGCGCCCGTTCACCTACTACTCGCGTGCCCCCTGGGCGGGACACCGCAGGCTGGACGGCGTGGACGTCATGGACGGCGCGCTGACCAACCCGTTCGCGCACGCGGCGGCCACCGCGCTGGCCGTCGCGGGGGCCGACGCGGCCTCCTCGGTCGAGGGGATCGAGCTGGAGCTGTACCGGGCCAACGCGATCTCCTGCGACGACACCTCCAGCGCCCGGATCCGCCTCGCCGACGGCACCGTCATCGCGATCACCGTGAGCCTCTGCGCCGGCCGCCGGACCGAGCCCTACCTTCATCTGCACGGCGAGACACGCTCGGCCCTGCTCTTCTACACCCTCGACGAGATCGAGGTGGACGGCGTCCGCACCGGCTTCGACCGGGTCGACCTCCTCGGCAATCTCCTGGCGCACATCAGGGAGGGCGAGGAACTGCTGGTGCCGCTGGAGCGGACCGGCGGCTTCACCCGGCTGCTCGACGAGATCCGGCGTGCCCCCGACCCGCTGCCCGTCGGCGGCTTCCGCACGGAGCCGTCCCGGCTGGTGCTGCCGGGCATCGAGGGCCTGGCCGTGCGCGCGGCGGCGGAGCTGAGAACCCTGTCGGAGCTCGGTTTCCCCGGCGGCCCCGGCCCCCGGCCGGCCACCTGGCCGGAGACGGTGCTGCGGGCCGGTCCGCGGGAGGTCGCGACCTACGTCCAGCGGGGCGACCTGCAGCCGACGGACGCGCCGCGGCCCCACCTGCATCCGGTCCGGACCCTGCGCGGGACGGTCGTGACCGAGACCCAGCCCGCCGACCACGTGCACCACTTCGGGGCGAGCGTGGCGATCTCCGATGTCAACGGGGTCAACTTCTGGGGCGGCTCCACCTACGTGCCCGGCACCGGTCCGAAGGTCCTCCCCAACCACGGGCGGCAGCGGCGGCGCTCGCTGCGCCCGGTGGACGGCGGCTTCGCCGAGCACCTCGACTGGGTCGGACCGGACGGCACCGTCCTGGCCGTCGAGGAGCGGACCCTCACCGCCCGCGCCCTGCCCGGCGCCTGGGCGCTGGACGTCGCCTTCACGCTGGACAACCGGACCGGCGAGCCGCTGTCGATCCAGAGTTCGGCCTGCAAGGGCCGGACCGGCGCCGGCTACGGCGGGTTCTTCTGGCGCGCGCCCGGGGACTCCACCGGGCTGGACGTCTTCGCCGCCGGCGTCTCCGGCGAGCAGGCCGTGCACGGCGGTCTCTCACCCTGGCTGGCGTTGACCTCCGACGACTGGAGCCTGCTGTTCGTGCAGACCCTCGGGCTCGACCCGTGGTTCGTCCGCGTCGCCGAATACCCCGGCGTCGGACCGGCCCTGGCCTGGGACGCGCCGCTGAGCGTCCCCGACCGGCTGGAACGCGCGATCACCGTCGTGGTCGCCGACGGGCGGCTCGGCACCGAACGGGCCTCCGCCCTCGCCGCGCAGATCGTCGCCCCATGA
- a CDS encoding 5-dehydro-4-deoxyglucarate dehydratase, protein MNLDGVLFFPVTPFGPNGELAPGVLADHVRRGLEHRPGGVFAACGTGEFTALSEAEHAEAVRVAVRTTAGAVPVFAGAGGPIGAALAQARAAREAGADGLLLMPPYLVQGPGFPAYVRAVAAELPVIIYQRGPIALEPEAAVELAAIPGVIGLKDGLGDIDRMQRIVLAVREARPDFLFFNGLPTAELTQPAYRALGVGLYSSAVFCFAPEIANAYLNGDERLITEFYAPLVRLRSKVPGYAVSLVKAGVRLRGLDAGQVRPPLVPVAPEHEAELEALIKSGLALVAS, encoded by the coding sequence ATGAATCTCGATGGTGTCCTTTTCTTCCCCGTGACCCCCTTCGGCCCGAACGGCGAGCTCGCGCCCGGAGTGCTGGCCGACCATGTCCGGCGGGGACTTGAGCACCGGCCCGGCGGCGTGTTCGCCGCCTGCGGGACCGGCGAGTTCACCGCGCTGTCGGAAGCCGAGCACGCCGAGGCCGTCCGGGTGGCGGTGCGGACGACGGCCGGGGCCGTCCCGGTGTTCGCCGGAGCGGGCGGGCCGATCGGCGCCGCACTCGCCCAGGCGCGGGCCGCCCGCGAGGCGGGTGCCGACGGGCTGCTGCTCATGCCGCCCTACCTCGTCCAGGGGCCCGGTTTCCCCGCCTACGTACGGGCGGTCGCCGCCGAGCTCCCGGTGATCATCTACCAGCGCGGGCCGATCGCGCTCGAACCGGAGGCGGCGGTCGAGCTGGCCGCGATCCCCGGCGTCATCGGGCTGAAGGACGGCCTCGGCGACATCGACCGGATGCAGCGGATCGTGCTGGCCGTCCGGGAGGCCCGCCCGGACTTCCTGTTCTTCAACGGGCTGCCGACCGCCGAGCTGACCCAGCCCGCCTACCGGGCGCTCGGCGTCGGCCTGTACTCCAGCGCGGTGTTCTGCTTCGCCCCCGAGATCGCCAACGCCTACCTGAACGGCGACGAACGGCTGATCACCGAGTTCTACGCGCCGCTGGTGCGGCTGCGCTCCAAGGTGCCGGGCTACGCGGTGTCGCTGGTCAAGGCCGGAGTGCGGCTGCGCGGGCTGGACGCCGGCCAGGTCCGGCCGCCCCTGGTCCCGGTGGCGCCCGAGCACGAGGCCGAGCTCGAGGCGCTGATCAAGTCGGGACTCGCCCTGGTGGCGTCATGA